In a single window of the Sediminicoccus sp. KRV36 genome:
- a CDS encoding DUF3489 domain-containing protein, with protein sequence MTKLSDSQRVILSAAAQHEMGLARAPKTLPAAARNAVFRSLIKNNLLTEINAPREHVGLGWRQDDDGTWIVARITDEGLRAIGIDPNEGDEVAGEPDCSGIEGSVPDTAPTVAPGTTPGESPAPAAEPAQAAPLTEEIAMLDQALAAPAATPRANLRDAAAAILAAWDDEANREGDMIGALDAPMSALRTLLAGKPARIAREPGAPRKPREGTKQEQVLAMLRRPEGATVAQIAEATGWAQHTVRGFFAGLKKKGHAVEVMERVRQVGPNKEGARGSFTVYRIAI encoded by the coding sequence ATGACGAAGCTTTCCGACAGCCAGCGCGTGATCCTGAGCGCCGCCGCACAGCACGAGATGGGCCTCGCCCGCGCGCCGAAGACCCTGCCCGCCGCTGCGCGCAACGCGGTGTTCCGCAGCCTGATCAAGAACAATCTGCTCACCGAGATCAACGCGCCGCGGGAGCATGTCGGGCTGGGCTGGCGCCAGGATGACGATGGGACCTGGATCGTGGCGCGCATCACCGACGAGGGGCTGCGCGCCATCGGCATCGACCCGAACGAGGGCGACGAGGTGGCCGGCGAGCCCGACTGCTCGGGCATCGAGGGCAGCGTGCCCGACACGGCGCCCACGGTGGCGCCCGGCACCACGCCGGGGGAAAGCCCCGCGCCCGCCGCCGAGCCCGCCCAGGCCGCGCCCCTGACGGAGGAGATCGCCATGCTCGACCAGGCCCTCGCGGCACCCGCTGCTACGCCACGCGCCAACCTGCGAGACGCCGCCGCGGCGATCCTCGCCGCCTGGGATGACGAAGCCAACCGCGAGGGCGACATGATCGGCGCCCTGGACGCGCCGATGTCGGCATTGCGCACCCTGCTCGCCGGCAAGCCCGCCCGGATCGCCCGCGAACCCGGCGCGCCGCGCAAGCCGCGCGAGGGCACGAAGCAGGAGCAGGTGCTGGCGATGCTGCGCCGGCCCGAGGGGGCGACAGTGGCGCAGATCGCCGAGGCGACAGGCTGGGCGCAGCACACGGTGCGGGGCTTCTTCGCGGGGCTGAAGAAGAAGGGCCACGCGGTCGAGGTGATGGAGCGGGTCCGCCAGGTCGGCCCGAATAAGGAGGGTGCCCGCGGGAGCTTCACGGTCTATCGCATCGCCATCTGA
- a CDS encoding DUF1232 domain-containing protein, with amino-acid sequence MKREVHALWLSARDRRTPWYAKAIALAIAAYALSPIDLIPDFIPVLGYLDEVMLLPIAIMLAVRLVPKEVLAEHRATALRAEARPVSRVGAAVIVSIWCATAALLVWWLWPGLAF; translated from the coding sequence ATGAAACGCGAAGTCCACGCCCTCTGGCTCTCCGCCCGCGACCGCCGCACACCCTGGTACGCAAAAGCGATCGCGTTGGCGATCGCTGCATATGCCTTATCACCGATCGATCTCATTCCCGACTTCATCCCCGTTCTTGGCTATCTCGATGAGGTGATGCTGCTGCCCATCGCGATCATGCTGGCCGTTCGTCTCGTGCCGAAGGAGGTTCTGGCCGAGCATCGGGCGACAGCACTGCGGGCCGAGGCGCGTCCGGTCAGCCGTGTCGGAGCAGCGGTCATCGTGAGCATCTGGTGTGCTACAGCAGCCCTCCTGGTCTGGTGGTTGTGGCCAGGCCTCGCTTTTTAG
- a CDS encoding phage terminase large subunit family protein, translating into MLGSRASAEPGPWRTSRTPYLKDVMDALSAVHPARRVVFMKGAQVGATESGNNWLGYIMHHVPAPALAVQPTVELAKRFSRQRIDPLLEETPALRERVAPARARDSGNTMLSKEFPGGILVLTGANSAVGLRSMTARFLFLDEVDAYPGDVAGEGDPIALAEARARTFGWRRKAFLVSTPTIAGRSRIEREYLASDQRRFFVPCQACGEMQWLRFERLVWEKAAPETARYHCTACDHPMQEHDKTAMLGGGEWRATAEGQDPHTIGFHISALYSPVGWLSWEQIARDWDAAQGKPEDIKTFKNTVLGETWQEQGEAPDWERLVERREDFAMGVVPPGALVLTAGVDVQDDRLECDVWGWAEGFSSWLVDHVVIQGSPRDREPWDELARVLARDWRRQGGGAMRIARLCVDTGGRDTAAVYGHLRRLRDPRIAPTKGIDGWNRAQPVQGPTPVDALVNGQKLRRGLKLWTVSVSTWKADLYRRLWLGRGDAEEWPPGWVHLPRAIEVEWVKQLVAEQLRTTKDRRGFARQEWAKLRERNEALDCAVLARAALWLLGADRYGDRFWQQLRDQIADAPLRASEIPAAGNVALQSPPPAPAASDTQRPRGWLAPRNGWLR; encoded by the coding sequence ATGCTCGGCAGCCGCGCATCTGCCGAGCCAGGCCCCTGGCGCACCAGCCGCACGCCCTACCTGAAGGACGTGATGGACGCGCTGTCGGCGGTGCATCCGGCACGGCGCGTCGTCTTCATGAAGGGCGCACAGGTCGGCGCCACGGAAAGCGGCAACAATTGGCTCGGCTACATCATGCACCACGTGCCGGCGCCCGCGCTGGCGGTGCAGCCGACCGTGGAACTGGCCAAGCGCTTCTCGCGCCAGCGCATCGACCCGCTGCTGGAGGAGACTCCGGCGCTACGGGAGCGCGTCGCCCCGGCCCGCGCGCGCGACAGCGGCAACACCATGCTGTCGAAGGAATTCCCTGGCGGCATCCTGGTGCTGACGGGCGCCAACAGCGCGGTCGGGCTGCGCTCGATGACGGCGCGGTTCCTGTTCCTCGACGAGGTGGACGCCTATCCCGGCGACGTTGCCGGCGAGGGTGACCCGATTGCCCTGGCCGAGGCGCGCGCTCGAACCTTCGGGTGGCGGCGCAAGGCCTTCCTGGTCAGCACGCCGACCATCGCCGGCCGCAGCCGGATCGAGCGGGAATACCTGGCCTCCGACCAGCGGCGGTTCTTTGTGCCGTGCCAAGCCTGCGGCGAGATGCAGTGGCTGCGCTTCGAACGGCTGGTCTGGGAGAAGGCAGCGCCCGAGACAGCGCGGTATCATTGCACCGCCTGCGACCACCCCATGCAGGAGCACGACAAGACGGCGATGCTCGGCGGCGGTGAGTGGCGCGCGACGGCCGAGGGCCAGGATCCGCATACCATCGGCTTCCACATCTCGGCGCTGTACTCGCCGGTGGGCTGGCTCTCCTGGGAGCAGATCGCCCGGGATTGGGATGCCGCCCAGGGCAAGCCCGAGGACATCAAGACCTTCAAGAACACGGTTCTGGGCGAGACCTGGCAGGAGCAGGGCGAGGCGCCGGATTGGGAGCGGCTCGTGGAGCGCCGCGAGGATTTCGCGATGGGCGTGGTGCCGCCCGGGGCGCTCGTGCTGACCGCCGGCGTCGACGTCCAGGACGATCGCCTGGAATGCGACGTCTGGGGCTGGGCGGAGGGCTTCTCGTCCTGGCTGGTGGATCACGTCGTGATCCAGGGCAGTCCGCGGGATCGCGAACCCTGGGACGAACTGGCCCGGGTGCTGGCGCGCGACTGGCGCCGCCAGGGTGGCGGCGCGATGCGCATCGCCCGGCTCTGCGTCGACACCGGCGGCCGGGACACCGCCGCCGTCTATGGCCACCTGCGGCGCCTGCGGGATCCGAGGATCGCGCCCACCAAGGGCATCGACGGCTGGAACAGGGCGCAGCCCGTGCAGGGCCCGACGCCGGTGGATGCGCTGGTCAACGGCCAGAAGCTCCGGCGTGGCCTCAAGCTCTGGACCGTCTCCGTCTCGACCTGGAAGGCCGACCTGTATCGCCGGCTCTGGCTCGGCCGCGGCGACGCGGAGGAATGGCCGCCCGGCTGGGTGCATCTGCCGCGCGCGATCGAGGTGGAATGGGTCAAGCAACTGGTCGCGGAGCAGCTGCGCACCACGAAGGATCGGCGCGGCTTTGCCCGGCAGGAATGGGCCAAGCTGCGGGAACGGAACGAGGCGCTGGACTGCGCCGTGCTCGCCCGTGCGGCGCTCTGGCTACTGGGTGCCGACCGCTACGGCGATCGGTTCTGGCAGCAGCTGCGCGACCAGATCGCCGATGCCCCGCTCCGGGCGAGCGAAATTCCCGCCGCCGGGAATGTCGCTCTTCAGTCGCCACCACCTGCGCCAGCCGCATCCGACACCCAGCGCCCGCGTGGCTGGCTCGCGCCGCGGAATGGCTGGCTTCGCTGA
- a CDS encoding phage portal protein: MGRIRDAWHALRGYAAAQDSRASSWAASGGSATAEVGAAAPTVARRARDAVRNDPYAARIVDLWTGNAVGAGITTRWPDKPHAEAWRRWSDSTACDAEGRLDLYGLQALVMRAVVESGECFVRLLPADVTPANPIGLRLQVLESDHLDTARQGVLEGVPTLQGIGLGEAGEPVGYWLHRVHPGASWVLPGGATWLSSQRVPARDVLHIYRKRRPGQLRDVSWLAPVLTRLRDLGDYEAALLMKAKIEACLAAVVSEDGDDAMTGPASGLLRDAQGRTVESFEPGMILYRRGMGSVEVVNPSGGGSHAAFARRALEASAVGAGLTYDQVAGDLTQANYSSLRAGKIEFRRLCEQVQYGMLIPMLVRPIADRFHAQGALLGLWGAEVPDGLSHVPPAHEMIDPLKDTTALIAQVRAGFVPQPEAVGAFGYDFRQVVEMIREANALLDEAGLSLDSDPRRVAKSGAAQDAAQLAAIEIAATGAASPRAEPPTTSPGATP, translated from the coding sequence ATGGGCCGGATCCGCGATGCCTGGCACGCCCTTCGTGGCTATGCCGCGGCGCAGGACAGCCGCGCCTCGAGCTGGGCGGCATCGGGAGGCAGTGCCACGGCAGAGGTCGGCGCGGCCGCACCCACCGTGGCGCGCCGGGCCCGCGACGCCGTGCGCAACGACCCCTACGCTGCCCGCATCGTCGATCTCTGGACCGGCAACGCTGTCGGTGCCGGCATCACCACCCGCTGGCCGGACAAGCCGCACGCCGAGGCCTGGCGCCGCTGGTCCGACAGCACGGCCTGCGATGCCGAGGGCCGGCTCGACCTGTATGGCCTGCAGGCCCTGGTCATGCGCGCCGTCGTCGAGAGCGGGGAATGCTTCGTCCGCCTGCTGCCGGCCGACGTCACGCCGGCCAATCCGATCGGACTGCGGCTCCAGGTGCTGGAGAGCGACCACCTCGACACGGCGCGGCAGGGAGTCCTTGAGGGCGTCCCCACCCTGCAGGGCATCGGCCTCGGCGAGGCGGGGGAGCCGGTCGGCTATTGGCTGCATCGCGTGCACCCCGGCGCGTCCTGGGTGCTGCCGGGCGGCGCCACCTGGTTGAGCAGCCAGCGCGTGCCGGCGCGCGACGTGCTGCACATCTATCGCAAGCGCCGGCCGGGCCAGCTGCGCGACGTCTCCTGGCTCGCCCCGGTGCTGACCCGGCTGCGCGATCTCGGCGACTACGAGGCCGCGCTGCTGATGAAGGCCAAGATCGAGGCCTGCCTGGCCGCGGTCGTCTCCGAGGATGGCGACGACGCCATGACCGGCCCGGCGTCGGGCCTGCTCCGCGACGCGCAGGGCCGCACGGTGGAGAGCTTCGAACCCGGCATGATCCTGTATCGCCGCGGCATGGGCAGCGTGGAGGTAGTGAATCCCTCCGGTGGTGGATCGCACGCGGCCTTCGCACGGCGCGCGCTGGAAGCTTCCGCCGTCGGTGCCGGCCTGACCTACGACCAGGTCGCCGGCGATCTCACCCAGGCGAACTACTCCTCGCTGCGGGCCGGCAAGATCGAGTTTCGCCGGCTCTGCGAGCAGGTCCAGTACGGCATGCTGATCCCGATGCTGGTGCGGCCGATCGCGGATCGCTTCCACGCGCAGGGCGCGCTGCTCGGGCTGTGGGGTGCCGAGGTTCCGGACGGCCTGTCGCACGTCCCGCCCGCGCACGAGATGATCGACCCGCTCAAGGACACCACGGCGCTGATCGCGCAGGTCCGCGCGGGCTTCGTGCCGCAGCCCGAGGCCGTCGGCGCCTTCGGCTACGACTTCCGCCAGGTGGTCGAGATGATCCGCGAGGCCAATGCCCTGCTCGACGAGGCTGGCCTATCGCTCGACAGCGATCCGCGCCGCGTCGCCAAATCCGGCGCCGCGCAGGACGCAGCCCAGCTCGCCGCCATCGAGATTGCCGCCACCGGTGCCGCCTCGCCCCGCGCCGAGCCGCCCACCACTTCCCCAGGAGCCACACCATGA
- a CDS encoding prohead protease/major capsid protein fusion protein has protein sequence MTEPIEPGGGTLAPDRMPDAGQSIVACRALAAPVTVNRATRTVEVVWSTGARARNFVPPLGPIIEELDMRPEAVRMDALRSGRAPVLDTHRRAGTRDVLGRVTAARLEAGRGYATLQFSGADDVEPVWQRIADGTLQSVSVGYRVHRYEPRPDAATGQTIHRAVDWEPYEISIVPVPVDGFAVIRGEEPQGAPAIAIEPALTEEPPMNETTPETPAAPSAPPAASPPTIPHQEVPVTTTPTSTPTTAPHEPTRAAPPAPDLDAIRAEADRAAVERIAAYEPVLAAARGLVTPDMLDAMREAAIRDRISPEVLRGRLWDAFAQSAPRPSLPARPETGPGQDDPASLLDAMAEALAARSMPGYQAPSTGPGAGRHVEFMGWRPSDMMGELLRARGERNIPRNPTILAERAFHTTSDFPALLSAAANKMLLAAYAPAQPTYRTLFLRRDFRDFKPHRHLRVGDFPNLVALSENGEIQAGTMSESQELVFLQTFARRIRVTRQMLVNDDLGAFTDFASMIGRRVADFENATAYALVNSATGDGPTLVTGAAPVFATGAARLNKATAGTLLDLGNLALGRAAVMRQRTLDGLPIAVGSQMRLLVGPNQELAARQLTVSVQATQTSNANVYAGFVQPLVEPLIPNNRWYLFSDPFAAPVYVYGYLNGAEGPQVTTGNVQGVDGVEVSVIFDFGVGAIDWRGAWFNPGI, from the coding sequence ATGACCGAACCGATCGAACCGGGCGGGGGCACCCTCGCGCCGGATCGAATGCCCGACGCTGGGCAGTCGATCGTGGCCTGCCGCGCCTTGGCAGCCCCCGTCACTGTCAACCGCGCCACCCGCACCGTCGAGGTGGTGTGGAGCACGGGCGCCCGGGCCCGCAACTTCGTCCCGCCGCTCGGCCCCATCATCGAGGAACTCGACATGCGGCCGGAGGCGGTGCGCATGGACGCGCTCCGCTCCGGCCGGGCGCCCGTGCTCGACACCCACCGACGTGCGGGCACGCGCGACGTGCTGGGCCGCGTCACTGCGGCACGCCTCGAGGCCGGCCGCGGCTACGCCACCTTGCAATTCAGCGGCGCCGATGACGTGGAGCCGGTCTGGCAGCGCATCGCCGACGGCACGCTGCAGTCGGTGAGTGTCGGCTATCGCGTGCATCGCTATGAGCCGCGGCCCGACGCGGCCACCGGCCAGACCATCCACCGTGCGGTGGATTGGGAGCCCTACGAGATCTCGATCGTGCCCGTCCCAGTGGACGGCTTCGCCGTGATCCGTGGCGAGGAGCCGCAGGGCGCTCCCGCCATCGCCATCGAACCCGCCCTGACGGAGGAACCACCCATGAACGAGACGACGCCGGAGACTCCGGCTGCTCCTTCGGCGCCGCCCGCTGCGTCGCCGCCCACCATCCCGCACCAGGAGGTCCCCGTGACCACGACGCCCACCAGCACCCCGACCACCGCTCCGCACGAGCCGACCCGTGCCGCGCCGCCGGCGCCCGACCTGGACGCGATCCGCGCCGAGGCGGACCGCGCTGCCGTCGAGCGCATCGCCGCCTACGAGCCGGTGCTGGCCGCCGCCCGCGGCCTGGTCACCCCCGACATGCTCGACGCCATGCGCGAGGCCGCCATCCGCGACCGCATCTCGCCCGAGGTCCTGCGCGGCCGGCTGTGGGACGCCTTTGCCCAGAGCGCCCCACGCCCCTCCCTTCCAGCCCGCCCCGAGACCGGTCCCGGCCAGGACGATCCGGCCAGCCTGCTCGACGCCATGGCCGAGGCGCTCGCCGCCCGCTCCATGCCCGGCTACCAGGCGCCCAGCACGGGCCCCGGCGCCGGCCGCCACGTCGAATTCATGGGCTGGCGTCCGTCCGACATGATGGGCGAACTGCTCCGCGCCCGCGGCGAGCGGAACATCCCCCGCAACCCGACCATCCTCGCCGAGCGTGCCTTCCACACTACCTCCGACTTCCCGGCGCTGCTCTCGGCCGCGGCCAACAAGATGCTGCTGGCGGCCTATGCGCCCGCGCAGCCGACCTACCGGACGCTGTTCCTCCGCCGCGACTTCCGGGACTTCAAGCCGCACCGCCACCTCCGTGTGGGCGATTTCCCGAACCTCGTGGCGCTGTCGGAGAACGGCGAGATCCAGGCCGGCACCATGTCGGAAAGCCAGGAGCTGGTGTTCCTGCAGACCTTCGCGCGACGCATCCGTGTCACCCGGCAGATGCTGGTGAACGACGACCTCGGCGCCTTCACCGACTTCGCCTCCATGATCGGCCGGCGCGTGGCCGATTTCGAGAACGCCACGGCCTATGCGCTGGTGAACAGCGCCACAGGCGACGGCCCCACGCTGGTCACCGGCGCGGCACCGGTCTTTGCCACCGGCGCCGCACGGCTGAACAAGGCCACCGCCGGCACGCTGCTCGACCTGGGCAATCTTGCGCTGGGGCGTGCGGCGGTGATGCGCCAGCGGACGCTGGACGGGCTGCCCATCGCGGTGGGGTCGCAGATGCGCCTGCTGGTCGGACCGAACCAGGAGCTCGCCGCCAGGCAGCTCACGGTCTCGGTCCAGGCGACCCAGACCAGCAACGCCAATGTCTATGCCGGCTTCGTCCAGCCGCTGGTGGAGCCGCTGATTCCGAACAACCGCTGGTACCTGTTCTCCGATCCCTTCGCCGCACCGGTCTACGTCTACGGCTATCTCAACGGCGCCGAGGGGCCGCAGGTCACCACCGGCAATGTCCAGGGCGTGGATGGCGTCGAGGTCTCGGTGATCTTCGACTTCGGCGTCGGCGCCATCGACTGGCGCGGCGCCTGGTTCAACCCGGGCATCTGA
- a CDS encoding DUF2190 family protein produces MRNYVQPGNSLAIAVPYAGGILSGQGVLVGALFGVAAVDGAQNAVIEAATQGVFDITKEPALAITAGARVFWDNTNRRITTTAAGNFQVGIASLAALAADTTVRVWLNRVPAIGT; encoded by the coding sequence ATGCGCAACTACGTCCAGCCGGGCAACAGCCTGGCCATCGCCGTCCCCTATGCGGGCGGTATCCTCTCCGGCCAGGGCGTCCTGGTCGGTGCGCTGTTCGGCGTGGCCGCCGTCGATGGCGCGCAAAACGCCGTCATCGAGGCCGCCACCCAGGGCGTGTTCGACATCACGAAGGAACCGGCGCTCGCCATCACCGCCGGCGCCCGCGTCTTCTGGGACAACACCAACCGGCGCATCACCACCACCGCGGCCGGCAATTTCCAGGTCGGCATCGCCAGCCTGGCGGCGCTGGCCGCGGACACCACGGTCCGGGTGTGGCTCAACCGCGTGCCGGCGATCGGCACGTGA
- a CDS encoding structural protein, whose protein sequence is MSPGPKAMDPKATRGYRNRNPGNIEHVPANKWQGLADPASDGRFCRFTSHEFGIRALAALLVTYQDRHKLRTPRAIIERWAPKVENDTAAYVAVVARRIGVGPDDAIDLHRHNHLRPLVEAIIHHECAGLSYPAGVIDRALTLAGVPPAPPVTLREVAAITGTGRGAVLVGAAGIATAVAQAAPAIQALGTLAPAVAIAVIVAAVVGVLAWRLRRPA, encoded by the coding sequence GTGAGCCCGGGCCCCAAGGCGATGGATCCGAAGGCCACGCGGGGCTATCGCAACCGCAATCCGGGCAACATCGAGCACGTCCCCGCCAACAAATGGCAGGGGCTGGCTGATCCAGCCTCGGACGGGCGCTTCTGCCGCTTCACCAGCCATGAATTCGGCATTCGCGCGCTCGCAGCCCTGCTGGTCACCTACCAGGACCGGCACAAGCTGCGCACGCCACGCGCGATCATCGAGCGGTGGGCGCCCAAGGTGGAGAACGACACCGCGGCCTATGTCGCCGTGGTGGCGCGGCGGATCGGGGTCGGGCCGGACGATGCGATCGACCTGCATCGGCACAATCACCTCCGCCCGCTGGTCGAGGCGATCATCCACCACGAATGCGCCGGGCTGAGCTATCCGGCCGGCGTCATCGATCGGGCGCTCACCCTGGCCGGGGTACCGCCCGCGCCGCCGGTGACGCTTCGCGAGGTCGCCGCCATCACCGGCACCGGGCGTGGTGCCGTGCTGGTGGGTGCAGCCGGCATTGCCACCGCGGTCGCGCAGGCGGCCCCGGCCATCCAGGCGCTCGGCACGCTGGCGCCGGCCGTCGCCATCGCGGTCATCGTCGCCGCGGTGGTGGGCGTGCTCGCCTGGCGACTGCGACGACCAGCATGA
- a CDS encoding DUF6441 family protein, translating to MRLGANIVGDLRKMLADEVRAGERAAMTAIRAETEQVKAELRRQVTTAFSGNARGIANAWRSMIFPRSGQSLRPAGLVFTKVPNVIDAFERGALIRAKGGGKFLAIPTGFNAARGRRGRGEKGMRVTPAQMVASGQAFLRPFKSGRGFVWCLPLRQGEQTGRRRRTRLVAGGVTEVGTANRKGREAWARGLLEQGMVPMFLLLPQVKLAKRLDVRGAAERGLRRLPARFVTAWERESGRTA from the coding sequence ATGCGGCTCGGCGCCAATATCGTCGGCGACCTCCGGAAGATGCTTGCCGACGAGGTGCGCGCCGGCGAGCGCGCGGCCATGACCGCCATCCGCGCCGAGACCGAGCAGGTAAAGGCCGAGCTGCGCCGGCAGGTTACGACGGCCTTCTCCGGCAACGCGCGCGGCATCGCCAATGCCTGGCGGTCGATGATCTTCCCGCGCTCCGGGCAGTCGCTGCGGCCGGCGGGGCTGGTCTTCACCAAGGTGCCGAACGTCATCGACGCCTTCGAACGGGGCGCCCTGATCCGCGCCAAGGGTGGCGGGAAGTTCCTGGCCATCCCGACCGGCTTCAATGCGGCGCGGGGACGCCGGGGGCGCGGCGAGAAGGGCATGCGCGTGACGCCGGCCCAGATGGTCGCTTCCGGCCAAGCCTTCCTGCGGCCGTTCAAGTCAGGCCGTGGCTTCGTGTGGTGCCTGCCGCTGCGCCAGGGCGAGCAGACCGGGCGGCGGCGCAGGACTCGTCTGGTCGCGGGCGGTGTCACCGAGGTCGGCACGGCCAACCGCAAGGGGCGTGAGGCCTGGGCGCGGGGTCTGCTGGAACAAGGAATGGTGCCGATGTTCCTGCTGCTCCCCCAGGTGAAGCTCGCCAAGCGGCTCGACGTGCGCGGCGCCGCCGAGCGCGGGCTGCGACGGCTTCCGGCACGGTTCGTGACGGCCTGGGAACGCGAGAGCGGGAGAACGGCATGA
- a CDS encoding phage tail tube protein → MPRAIGANCRLLMVPETVYGTAPGSNWRRMPFLSCDLGAEQPLLDADVIGVGSNRDPAAPFLDTVTVAGQAVVPVDLINIGHWLRLLLGAPTTTGSTNFIHTFGSGAASLPSNAMEIGYPDVPSFDVCTGVRADTLEMDFTPTGAATATFGLLGQGSARTGATSGGTPTSAAYTAFNKAQGSITRSAAALAQVTGARLTYANGMEAVRTIRADRRVEGVDPGIARCTGQITVRFENTTLLAQAQAGTSAEFAMAFTIDSNRSLTITLHEVYLALAKTPIEGPAGVEASFDFRAAFNATATRMMTAVLRNQQAGTEYA, encoded by the coding sequence ATGCCCCGTGCCATCGGTGCGAACTGCCGCCTGCTCATGGTGCCCGAAACCGTCTACGGCACCGCGCCTGGTAGTAACTGGCGGCGCATGCCGTTCCTGTCCTGCGACCTCGGCGCCGAGCAGCCACTGCTGGATGCCGACGTCATCGGCGTGGGCAGCAACCGGGACCCCGCCGCGCCCTTTCTCGACACGGTGACGGTCGCCGGCCAGGCGGTGGTGCCGGTCGACCTGATCAACATCGGGCACTGGCTGCGGCTTCTGCTCGGCGCGCCGACCACCACCGGCTCCACCAACTTCATCCACACCTTCGGCTCGGGTGCGGCCTCGCTGCCCAGCAACGCGATGGAGATCGGCTATCCCGATGTGCCGTCCTTCGACGTCTGCACCGGGGTGCGCGCCGACACGCTGGAGATGGACTTCACGCCGACCGGCGCGGCGACGGCCACGTTCGGCCTGCTGGGCCAGGGCTCGGCGCGCACCGGCGCGACGTCAGGCGGCACGCCGACCAGCGCGGCCTACACCGCCTTCAACAAGGCCCAAGGATCCATCACGCGGAGCGCAGCGGCGCTGGCGCAGGTTACCGGCGCGCGGCTCACCTACGCCAACGGGATGGAGGCGGTGCGCACCATCCGCGCCGATCGCCGCGTCGAGGGCGTGGACCCCGGCATCGCGCGCTGCACCGGCCAGATCACCGTGCGCTTCGAGAACACCACGCTGCTCGCCCAGGCGCAGGCCGGCACCTCGGCGGAGTTCGCCATGGCCTTCACCATCGACTCCAACCGCAGCCTGACCATCACGCTGCACGAGGTCTATCTGGCGCTGGCCAAAACGCCGATCGAGGGGCCGGCCGGCGTGGAAGCCAGCTTTGACTTCAGGGCCGCGTTCAACGCGACCGCAACGCGCATGATGACCGCAGTGCTGCGGAACCAGCAGGCGGGGACGGAGTATGCGTGA